AGGCTGAGGGAGAGAAGGGGCCAAGGAGGAATGCACAGATGGAGCCAAGCGCTCAACAGCTTCCTCCGTCTGCACCCCTCGTCCCCAGGCTCCTCGCCAGTGAGGGGCATTACGGCAGCAAGGATGGGGAGTTGGGGAATAGTGTGTTGTATTCTTCCTGAAAAGTAATGTCTCTGAGCCGTCGGAAAGCCAGAAAGGTGAGGAAGCCCTGTGAGGAGAGagaggggtggggaggaagatCAGATCAGAGCATTtgaatgaaattgaaaaataaacacaaagacCCAGGGAAGAGGATGCCTTCAGCCACCCACAGCTCATGCATCCGAGAGGATCCTAGAAGTGCTGGGAACACCCCTCTCCAAAAGGGTCCTTGCATGAGCTTTGGTTCCCATCATGCCTTCTGCTGGAGCTCGAGGGATGCTACTGCTTGCCTTTGGCTCTCAAGGTGGGGGTCACACTGCTGTCCCTTGTCCCCACTGCCACCTCGGTGCAGTGCCCAACTACTGCAGTCACGGGTGCAGACTGCATCCCTAGAGATGGGAAGGATGCAACTGCAGCCTCTTGTGGACACTGAGGACATTTCATGTGagcccccagcctgcagctcccttcTCTGCTTAGCATCCATGAGCTACAAGTGCTGTTTAAAATCCTTTCATGGACAGGAAAACACAGTGGAGCTGCTGCCCGTGGGGACCCGTGCTGGAGCAACTCCTGAAGGATGGGCCCCATCATACAGAGCCGTGTTGGAGCAGCacttgcagagctgcagcctgtgggaagcccatgtGGGGTCAGTCCAGGAAGGATGGCATACTGGGAGGGACCCACGtggagcaggggcagggagtgaccagagagaagcagcagattaCAGTGGTATAGACTGACCACAACTCCCATTCCTTGCTCCTCTGTGCCGCTGAAAGGGGAGGAAGTAGATGGAGTGGATGGAGATGAAGGTATTTTTAGTTCacttttagttctcactgcaATAATCTGTTATGAGTAGACAATAAATGCTATTAATCTCCATATGCCGAGCCTGTTAGGCCCATGGCAGTAACTGGTGAGTGATCTCCTTGACCTTATCTCAACCCAACAGCTTTTTccaatgtattttcttcccccaTTCTTTAGAGGAGTAGGTGGCgtggtggagctgagctgcccaAACCCACACCAGGCTTCCCTCCTAACTGCCTCTgttcctgcttttccttccacaaAACCATGTCGTTTCCAGAGGGAATCACTTAGCCTGTCATCTCCCATTCCCCACAATCCAATACAATTGCAGAGGACCCTCAATCTGACATTGTGGTTGCTTTACTCACCCAGGTGAAGATGGAGAAGAACGAGAATGTGATGGCTGCTCGGGCTGCATCTCCTCCCTCATTCAGCGGGTTATCCTCTTCTTTTGAAGCTTGCCACTGGTTAGTCAAAAAGCAGAAGCCAACAAACCAGAGGAATGCCCAAAAAGCTGCAGGGGACAGAGATCAAGAAGGTATGGGTGAGCCCAACATAAACACATCACATTGGTCTGCAAACTACAACCCCACGCAACTCATCATTGTGCTGCAAACTGGGCCATGTGTTGGCCATGCAGGCTTTCTAGGCCTAAGTGAGCTTGCAGGTTCACTGAGGTATCACATCAAGCAGTGCTGGGTCCCTCCCCTTCTCTGCCCTGTTGGCTGTGTGTGGGACTGCTAGGCTAAACGTGAACCAACTTGGAAGACAGAAGTCCTTGACAAACTCAGATGCTGTGCTCTTGCTCCACTTGTGGTCCTTTCACACCACTGGGGATGGAAGGATCTAGGTAAACTGAGCTAAGCCCCCAGGCTGGAGAAGATCCTGCACAGCTATCAGGATGGGGAACGCCAGGGATCTGGCAGCCGCCCACCatctgcagcaggacagcaaggaaagggcagagaaaGCCGGCCGGGAAGCTCACCTGAGACACcgatgtctgagagcactgccTTCTTGCGGTCCTTGACGCTGCTGATCTGTGGGAAGTAGGCATCCAGAGCCAGGTAGAGAAGGCAGCTGAGGAAGGCGAGGACACCCACGGTAATGCCATAGTTGCAGGCGTTGCGGTTGCGGTTGAAAATGCAGTGCTCCTCTGATTCGTCCAGGCGGTTCACATACCCTTCATTGACAATGGAGCCAAACACCACGATGGAGAACACCTGGGGGACAGGTGGAAGGACATCAGGGCAGGTTGCTCTGGACCAGCTCCATGGAGCACGGGCAAGCCCCCACTCAGCTGCCTCTCTTCAACTGTGGCAGTTTACCGGGAtggttttatttgatttcagaGGATTAGCTTAAAATAGGGCACATCTAGATGGAGCCTGTTCATCCATCTGATCCAAACCGATGTGAAGCAGCCTCAGCCTGGAGGAAGGGTGGCTTCCAGCAGACACACAGGGAGGCGACACGGAGTATAAATGCAGATACAGCTTTGGTGCGGGTGCCTGCGTGCAgtggctcccagcagcagaaatCCGCTTAGTCTGCACTTATTTTCCCACCCACTCCTTTCCCTTCTAGGAATTCCTTGTCTCACTACACATTTACGCACCAGTTTTATCCATCTGGCTACTGTGCTCCTTTCCCTCTTTGccttcccacagccccagctcctcccaCTGACCCACTAGGCTCCTGCTCTCACCACCTCCTTGTACCTCAGCCCCCTCTCCTCATTGCCTTCCTTCAGCCCAGCCCATGACACTCTCTAACCTTCCCCATGGATTTTGCAGGAAAAGCACCACAAGTCTTCCACCAACCAATGCTGCAACAGCGCATTATGTTAAATCAGGCAGAATTAAGGATGAGGCCAGATAGGGATGCTATAATCCGCACCTGCCAGTTTAACCTTTGCTCACTGAATTAGCCTTtgcctcctgctgcacagccatCCCTCtcacacagcagaaagaagaaggaaggaaggaaaaggaaggaaggaaaaagaaggagggaaggaaggaaggaagaaaaaggaagaaagcaaggaaagagaTGAAGATGAAGGCAGCATGCACAGGTTTCTCTTTGCAGGGTGTCTTGAGGTCTAAAGATCTCAACCCaaggtaatggcctcaagttgcaccaggggaggttcaggttggatgtcaggaaaaacttcttctccgaaagagtggtgctggactggcacaggctgcccagggaggtggtgcagtcaccgtccctggaggtgttccagaaccgtgtggatgtggcactgagggacatggtcagtgggcatggtggggatgggctggtgctGGACTTtgtgatcttagaggtcttttccaacttcaacaattccatgattctatgattctaattagAACCAGAGAAATGCTACTCGCTAGCCCTGACAGCTCTCAGCTGGCCACATTGCAGCTGCCAAGATCAAACAAGTTTCTACTGACACCagtgttggttttctttccacCCAAAGGCTCATCATTTGGTCCCATTTGGGTTGCTGACCCTGGGCATGTTTTTGATAGCAATATGACACAGCTGGGAGATCCTGCTCCTAACCATTGGGACCATACGGTTTCTTTGAAAGGCTGCAAGAGATTTTTATGCtaggaaataaaatgactgatctgccctcctccttcttctATTTGAAAATCAAAACTGATCATACTTTTCTCAAATtgccaggaaaaacagaaccaaataaaaattctttcttcctgaAGCAAAGTTTTGTCTTCAAAATTTCGGTCTGAACGGTTCAAAAAGGCAGCAGAATTGCAGACAATTACACATGCGGTCTTTCAGTGGAAAATCTGGCACAACTTAACTGCCAGCAGGGATGGCTGGTCTGGCCACCATTCACAGTAAATGCAGTGTTCCTCTGCCTTACAGCAGGGCCATCTCCTGGAGGTGAGGTTTGGGTGCTCCCAGGGCTCGCATGACTACGGTGGGcttagatgatcttggtggtctttccaaccttaatgattctacaactCCATGACCACCTATGGCATCAGCCTCCTGGTACTGGGGCTACAAAATGGGTGCCTGGTTTTCTGCAGCACTAGGCAGAAAGTGTATCTTCTCTTTGGAAGACGAGAACATCCTCAAAAGGGACATAGTCTGGTGTGCACGTTTGTTTTAGGGCTCAAAAATGGTAAAATGTCAATTCTTTGAGTCACACCATCCCTTGCAACAAGCTGCACACAGTCTCTGCTTCTTCATTTCGGGTTGAGTGAACTTCTGCCTCCCGAGACACTTCTGTttactctgctgctgccttgacACACATCTCTCCTCTCTCAtctttgtgtttgctgctgACCTGGAAGGGCTCTCCGtgagcaaaagaaacagaattactCTTTTTTGCATTTGATCCCTCACAGCTATCCATGTCAACGCTTTCTGAAGAATCAGTTGAGTGCACAAGACCAAAGGGacaggttagaaaagacctctaagatcacctactccaaccaccagcccatccccaccatgcccactgaccatgtccctcagtgccacatccacacagttcttgaacacctccagggatggggactgcaccacctccctgggcagcctgtgccagtgcagcaccactctctCTGGGAATAAGTTTTCCTgaacatccaacctgaacctcccctggcacaatttgaggccattacctTAAGGCCATTCCATAGGTTGGGAAGAGAAGCATGGCAAGATGTCTCCTTAACCTGGTGCCACATCCCATCCTCGCTCCCCTGGAGTCTGAGCCCAAAGGTTTTACTGCTGCACACTTAACCCCAGCTGTGTCTTGGCACAGGTGGTGGGTGGAAGCTCGCTGCCTTTCCAAAGCATCTCAAACCAATTACATACTCGATATTTCCTAGGTTGCACAAGCTGCGCGTGTGCCAAGATAATCCAAGGCAGCAGGTGCAGTGTGAATGCTTGCCTGGATTATAAACAATGCGCCACAAGCCTGCAAAAATAAAGCGTTCATGTTTCTGTCATCAGCACATCTGCATCACTTACAAAGAAATGCCAGTCACCCTCCTTCCCCCGAGCACTGCCATTCCTCATTATCTGTTGGACTGCAGCACCCTCATTTTGCACTGCAAGTGCCTGGTGGCATCCAGGGAAGCCCAGAGCTGGGCATCTTGTAGAGCTGACACAGACAGAGGAACCAAAAAATGAACTGCATCCCGCCATACAAAGCCTTGTTTTAATCCTGCCGGATCTGCTCTGGCCAGGCAGAACCTGCTGAGCATCATGTGAGGTCTGTGCCATGcacccatccccatccccaggcaTCATGTGATGTGCCCCGGCGCCGCGCTGGGATTTTCCAGCACCTCCACCCAGGAATTTGCCTCGGTTTCTTCCCCAAAAGCCCTATGACAACACCAGCAGGGACAAGGCTGTTGGGTTGATGTGGTGCCCTCCAGCCATGagccctgctgcttcctccccTGCTCTATTCCATTAGGGAGAGGAAACAGTTTGGTGACATAACATCACCCGTGGGACTTCAAATCCAATCCACCTCAGGCAGAACAAAGCGATGACCTCTCCCATGCTGATCAGGCAATGAGCAAGaataaatctatttaaaaacacaaggaTGAGGAAGAGAGCAAACGGCGGAGATGATGGGGTTTTCATCTGCACTCATTCACCCGCAAACACTGCTTCTGGAAAGCTTCAGAGTGCCCTGCACAGACGTGGATTGTTATTATCATCCCCATCGTTAAATCTGCTTGTATTTAgctcattttgaagaaaaacacacgCGGCTTTGGGTGCgtgtgggagcagcagcctgAAAGCAGAAGGCCTCTGTTTAACCCCCAGCACTCTGGTGAGCCCTGATCCCAGAGCATAGTCCACCCCCGTGAGCCCCCCCCGCCTTTCTCAGCTCCTGGAGGCAGCCCTGGCCGGCAGCCACATGGCACCCGCTTCTCAGCTGAGCTGGAGCAGGTGATGCTGgggggagcagctctgcatccctaATTCCTGCCCTGGGATCAGAGCAAGGCTCTCCCTGACAGACAGCTTTTGTTCACCATTAACCCTTCTGCTGCCCACCGCCACCTCTCGTCCTCCATGCCGGGACCACATAGCGCACCTTTCTCTATCAGGGTCTGGACCTCAGGACCCTCTGGAAGGattcacttttattttagaGCAACCATAGCCATTTGCTCCTGCTCCATGATCCTTCCTGGAAGTGTTGTGCTGGGAACAGCACGACGTGCCACACGCTGCCCCAGATCAGCTGTGCACAtccactgcccttctgctggcacagccctATCCCCAAAGTCCTCCTCTCACCATGTGTCCCACCACCATGCAGTGACCATGGCAGCCAAAGCCATCCCAGGTGCATGTAGTAAGGGCAGGAATAAGCTGGGGACTGCAGCTGGCCCCAGACTCACCTGCCCCAGTGCTAGGACAGTGTTTCAGTTCACACTTTACTTATTTATGGAGTTGGTGCTATGTTCAAAGCCTAAGGGATGCATCCTTCCCTTGGTGTcgagctgctctgctggccagcTCTGTGCAAAGCACAAGTGGAAAATTTTGCTTAGTGGGTACTATTTTGGACAAAGCCAGCCACAAGCAAAGAGGCAGTATGGGGAGCAATGCCTTAAAAAAGCCTCCAGAGCATCCAAGTAACCTGAGCTCATTGGACAGGCTCTCCAGAATTGCTAACCTTGTGCTATAGCTTAGCATTCTCCTTTCCAAATCTACCCCATCCCTTCCTCCGCTGCCTACCCATCTGCTCCTCACCCCATAGCCCTCCACTGCTGGCAAAAGCCAGCATGACCACCTATTGGTACAATGCTCTACACTCATCCACACCTTGATGTCGTAACCAAGACTGCTACAACAAGGCATGACCCAAGTAGAAGGTCATCGCCTTGGGAAGCAACCATGGGATGTTCTGCTCCTCATTAAAGCTCATCACATGAAAGTGGCTACAAGGAGCCTCCAGCCCTGATCATCCCAGCATCTGAACTCCCCCCCACAGGGAGTGAGAAGGGCAAAACAACCACAgacttgtattttttcagtgaagttcCACCGATTCATGGAAGGGgcctggaggtattcaaaaaCCATGTGGATgcagcactgaaggacatggaTAGTGGTCATGGTGGCAATGGGCTgactgttggactagataatcttagaggtcttttctaaccttaatgattctataattctataaaGGTTCTGGTGTTTGTCACAGCCTGAGACAGGCTTTCatcatccatcaggacccttCTGGGTCTCAAGGATGGAAGACAAATTCAGGACTAAATATATGGGAGGGAGCTTGTGGCTCCCTGGCCAGGAAAAGCAGTAGGAGGAACCCATGgctgggaagagaaaagggagacGTGTCACCCAGGACAGCCTGGCTGACCCACAGTGGGATGTGACTTCCTCAGACCCATGCAGGGCTGGTAAGCCCTATCCTGTCCTCTGCCAAGGTCAGAGCAGCAACCATGGGGGAACGTCGTGGGGAGATGCTGGTCCCCAGGACGTGCTCCTTACTGTGGGCTCGGGGAGCACCAAGATactc
The Numida meleagris isolate 19003 breed g44 Domestic line chromosome 1, NumMel1.0, whole genome shotgun sequence genome window above contains:
- the SYNGR1 gene encoding synaptogyrin-1 isoform X2, whose amino-acid sequence is MDGGAFGAGKAGGAFDLQAFLRQPHTLLRLLSWVFSIVVFGSIVNEGYVNRLDESEEHCIFNRNRNACNYGITVGVLAFLSCLLYLALDAYFPQISSVKDRKKAVLSDIGVSAFWAFLWFVGFCFLTNQWQASKEEDNPLNEGGDAARAAITFSFFSIFTWGFLTFLAFRRLRDITFQEEYNTLFPNSPSLLP
- the SYNGR1 gene encoding synaptogyrin-1 isoform X1; its protein translation is MDGGAFGAGKAGGAFDLQAFLRQPHTLLRLLSWVFSIVVFGSIVNEGYVNRLDESEEHCIFNRNRNACNYGITVGVLAFLSCLLYLALDAYFPQISSVKDRKKAVLSDIGVSAFWAFLWFVGFCFLTNQWQASKEEDNPLNEGGDAARAAITFSFFSIFTWVGQAFLAYQRFRLGADSALFSQDYMDPSQDSGMPYAPYTNEEDATDAVGTYQQPPAADAFDTETQGYQTQNY